One Bemisia tabaci chromosome 4, PGI_BMITA_v3 genomic window, tgtatttttttctttttatttcaggTTAGTTTCTCAAGTTAAAATCCCTTCAACGTTACCACAGTCAAAAGAGAAGCCGATGAAGAAGACCGAAGAGAAGCCGCttgaaaaaactgaaagtaGAAAACTGCCGTTGAATATGAATTTAATTCAAGAgaaagacaaaaatgaccaataaAGCTGTTCTTCTTGGATTAATGATTCCTTAAATgcatcaataaaaatcattacaatttgcttttttctgcgtttgtagttttatttttaccgaCCAATTTTTGGTGATGACAGGCAAAAAATTCGGGTGGTGTGGCGCtcctgaattttgaaaatagaccgtattcgataatggttcgatgtatcgtttggtccaaaacaatggaacataacctcaaacaaaactaatatgatttaatttgaaaaagctGGAAACGAGGAAATTCCTAACAATGTCActttgccatttggtactcaaaagaatgaaTTATCTactacaaaagacccgttctctcggggttctgaattgacttttgaggctatgttaatgtattgaaccaatcgatatcgatacaatctcacccgtttgatgtatcgaatacgatccataggtatttttttttcgcacAAAAATTCAACGATgtgtatttcaaaatgtttcaaaataggTACGTGTCCTCTGTTTCCTCGTATATCAACATTAAAAGGTTAAAACTTATCCTCTGTTGCCTGATTGCCACCGGTTGCTTCGTAAACCTCATGTAAAATGTGATCCGGATCTACCGGGAggggaagagagcagtaagtgcaaaaatgaagttttggagaaacgggctcagaggcgtctaagcggaaaattttatcaaaagaagcATCCGTTCTGTATCAAATTGTTACCAATTGTcctacagactcttaaaaattttttcaatgattataaatcaacaaattttatttcaattacataaagaGGGTATTGTTCATTTTCATATCAAGCTGGCAAGACAGCCATTAGTGCTATCttttgcatgctttcgtggttgtgTGTTAggcacacaacaaacacatttttaagttaGACATTGGTAGAATAGGGTGGCACtgtacttgaaagcactgtttttattGGCTCACTGGAGAAATAATGTTACTCACTGATGTTCAACCTGATCCTACGTCATTTTATGCGCcattacggctttctcataggtctcgttttcatacaattaCGATGCATTTTGTTCGTTTTcactatttcagtgatttcatctgaaagaaatgagacgaatttttaaggaaactcgACTCCGAAAATTacagctctcttcgctatcacagcagaATTAAAATGCACCAGGCTTTTTCCTCTGTAATTTGGGATGAAGTTGGGAGCAAGTAGACAGTTAACCCCAAAGAATACGATTTTTGCACCATCTCGAaaaaatccccctccccccaatcgGTTCCCCTGTGAGATGAAAGAGGGGCGCTGTCTTTGAAATTAGGGGTTTCCGTGATAACTTCGAAATCATTTCATCAAAATCAGAAAGGACGGAACATTTTGACCTACATCGCTATCAAGAAGTCCAAAATCGGCCCAAGCTATCCGAAATATTGAAccctgaagttgaggtcaaagCTTCCCCTCGATAAAATACTAGGTTACAAAATTGACACTGCAAAGTTGTTTTCCATAGTTAATCAAGCCATGAAATTCGAGTTTCACGGCTGTGAAACTCTTTGGGCTTCACTGATGGGGCACTatagacgaatataagttgagaaaggccagtcataatgcctccaattttatacatacatatttttgggcaaaatgaaggacgacgtttctccatttgcgacgttgcacacttcctttgaaattttatattcttttcaagaaactggtcaacataaaacttaaattctccatgatttatCGTATTCGAAAGCAGaggatttggttcaaaatttaaagtcgtaaatttggattgtttctcatggatgAGATGAAttaggaacggaaattttgaaacaccgcaatggagatacgtggtttcgcacttcagtcggaccgatacggacatccaacaagcttaaatagttgcatcaagtccccgtcaccgccgaccaacgcgtttgtcgatcgaatcaactacaggtagtatgagcagggagtcaaaacgccttcaattttttgaacgcaatacggacatccgtcgaggttgtatagttgtattaaggcgccgtagcaagcgagtcccattgtttatcgttataGGACTTGTCAAAAAGTTTTGACCCCCTTTCTACCTCATAAGCGCTGATGCTATGATGCaatgcacagtggatcgagtcaataggagaggtcggacaaaatttggaaactttatttgcttataactccgttaatgcaaaactttgaggcttcaaaagtggttccattggtttcctcgtgaaattttctaacatacgcaccccttgaaatttagaatgtgaaaaaatgaacatcaaaatgtgcagttttagtaaaaacttcatgtccaacctctctaattgactccaTCTACTGTGCGACGATGAGCTGATGTGAGACTCGGAGGGCCTCGAGACCGTAAGATTTGGATTTCTTTTGAggtaattgaaaaaatgaataatgaataaaaaaatagctttaaaatttaaaatttatttgaacgCTTAGTAATACATTCAATGAGAAATGCAATGGATCACTGAACAGGGCTCAAAATCAAGCACCAAATCATGTACCATATTACATGTTTGTGCATCAAGTAAGTTGTTACAAAACCTGCATTACCTGTAACTTTCCTTATCTTAAATTTATAACTTTTTCATCCACATTCAAGCTATCATTAGGGATGCCTGGATTTCGTCCACTTTTCATCTTTTAGTCTTTGTCTTCCAGCCATCACCTATGAATTTAATTGCTGaacttgcaactgatagctccactgattaCAGCCAGCCAATATTGTATAGACTTGCTGTCTCGCCACTCGTGACGCCATcaagtctataaaagcttgTGCTGTCCAATATTCTTGGTCCACTTCCATCTCTGACCCTTGTGTACACAGGTTAAGCCTTTCTGCCCTTCAGGCGTATCCCTATAAGTGTGACTACtctttggaaatttgaaaattcatccCAAATTTTAATACAACCCCTTTTCAGCCGTTCAACTATCTTATTTAATTCTTGCTCTCCCACAACTCCGCTATTTCTAGTGCTCGTTTTAAGAATAAATAGATGTGTCAGTCCGTCTAACACTCAACAATCCTTAAAAAACGTGACATAAGTGGAATACAATGAACgcataaaacattttcaaattcaacttTAGAGTGAAAGTAGAGGCCAGACAAACATGTCCTTTTCCGACTCCactattctgcataaatttaaCATCATCATTTTTCAACATGATAcatggtacacggactttatgtccactttttagcggctctggtgcttgcactagagctgctattccggacggtcccagctggggagtatcaatgcagcatgttacattgtagagaccgcgcgttggttgatgggaatcggcgccattttcggctatgttccttgtcatgactttattttattgcatactgttttattgttagtcaatgctatgttgtgtattgtatttttggaatcatggtgatacagtcaacaattcaaaacttgtttgtgcttttatctcgtgatggaaaaaatgtactttacgttcaaaatttgaaaatttgaattttaaagttttcgcggttaaggaagctttaaccactgggttggagcttcctagtcatattacttgatatcagctgatagcaaacaaaggttaccagggaaaccgtaaacgtctaacaactatcgtggccattggggtgattattgaaatgatatcgactgtatgtcgccgcttacgacaggacatagccctatcttaactgtgtaatatatcgcaattcgatattgttttgatttttaaaaggagcaattcattcatacagttccgattagttaaacgacttatcaaccagagattttttaggaagcggacctccaaagagctttcaaaattaaaagtatacaacaagtgataatgccatgtattcgccatatcaaagcccaatacacatttatacaccggctacgtaaatctgctaagttacaaaacatgaatcgacagttgtcggattgtacatcaatgacaaaatgtgtctaggccctcattcttgactacaactactgcccccagagccgctctccgacgccaatgcgttggagcttcctgcttgttttacgtccacagacttttcgtccacaatttttacgtccacagttctaaagcccacattattgttaagtccattacttaaacgtccactaagttaagtccacaaatgtaaagtccactaaaatcaaattcaagcgtcatattttagtccgcgtgtaaaattatattgacaatatcgaaatgagaaaattaagagataatgaggtgttgttatcgtaactcatattttaaatgaaatgttaatttcttcttttgattaatcttttcaaattgtctttggtaaatacttggtttcatttctatccttgaaatttccgatataaaatatgcctccaatgcacattcttttttttaatgaaattgattacttcattttaaaaacatttacatttttaaaacgtggtaaatatttgtaaaaccttttccaagcaatggcatcgatatgaatctcaatgagccgtagttgtgatgaaagaaactatacaaaaattaataaaagaggaaaaaaactaagaagcacgcaattttttgtttttaacttatttgtacatcgacctccttgagtcaaatacgtccaattttgagcgtttagttgcgcttacaccacgctgcagcacagtaaaagcccaaaacataaaagaataaatttgaatgctttggaaatcattaactTTGACACGGAACGAATCTTATATTTACataaaacacattatattttccagtagtacatatttctttttcatcagtttaaaaggaaataatcaatgcagagagtgtaaacatttcaaaatcatgagttgaaaaacgctgactctgcgagtttaattattagagcctaacacagagcggagcggcgtgttagcagcgcagaacgcgcactggcccctacaaacctaacgggatacttcacgcattgcgcaacgcgtgaagtatcccattaggtttgtaggcgcctatgcgcgtgtcacgctggttgcctgccgcgccgcaacgctttaagcaactatttcgcgtcagaggcgttgcacagtatcctacaagattgaaggcgcacgaaatatctagttaaagaggactttcaattttgactgtatctgttactgaaaaatgtttaagttggcattggagcgtttcctaggctcccactttggttttcatcttatcatatccgtacagtgtacacatgaacatatgtttttatccgctcttagagtctgttctctctACTAACTaactctttcatgacttgattcatgaatgaaatgtttttaagaatgaaggaactcttcccctctcttaatttaaaaatctaaattttcgtatatactcccattttcacgTTAGACGATGCGCATCgtctaattttgagaaaaagagaTAAGACATGTCACCAGATCTCAAACCAAGTGTTTAATGTTGCTATGATAATACTTGTTACAAACTTCTAAATCACATAACACTTCTATATCACTTCTACATCGATAACTATTATGTATTAAAAACTTTATACTAAATTGGAAATTACCTTCaaagattattttttgaaatgacaAGCTGAAGAAAAGGGTTACAAATAaggattttaaatgaaagaaaaagtttATTGTTCGTGAATGATTTCATAATAACAGGAGTAGTTGGGATTAGTAATACTTGAGAAGTGCGCTAACTTTTATCAAATTTATTGTTCTCATTTCCAGGGCATTTAACCTCTTTTCTAGCTTTGGCACACACAAACTTTTATTGAGTGCCGAATTGAAGTTTTTAACATACATTAAATTAAAgttgatcgcaattccttccgCTGGTGGTTCTGTACAATATGGTGACGCTGTCCGATCGTGTCGAATATAAAATCGACCCTTGAAAACAGGAAGTAAATACACTGAcgagaaggaaaaatatgccaATTCTTTTCAAAGGAGCTGTCAAGCGATTTTCCTAACTTTCGGGCAAAAAGACCATGACAAAGATTGTTTGACATTCTTGAAACtcctacactgataaaaatatttgtgttgtTTTTGGTTGCCATAGGAAAATAAACACAACcctaattttgtgttgattgtTGTACAGGTTGTGGTGAATTCAGTGCAGAACGCAATGGAGAAACTGGGAAACCCCAGAGTCGATCGAAGACTGTTTTACCTCCTGTATTTAACCAGACTTCGAtgttgagttttctctctgtgtatgAGCTACACGTTGCTATATTCGACGAGGAAAACACAGCATTTAAATATCACTGGCAAGCCGCGTTGCAAATTATGGCGATGATACATGTTTTTCGTGACTTTTCTTGCTGGATAGAAAAATGTTGACTTCATTTTCAAACACGAGGAACCTTATTCACAAACTATTGCCGTGATAATCTATGATCATCACTTATTTACCGCCAAaaattacacgaaaaaaaagcacgaggttgtttGATGATATGGACAgttccaattaattatggtagtaccccaataaattaggtaaaaaCTAAGCCAAATGTTGCagtactaccctaacttgagttgcggtattaccacaattaattagaaatgtccatatctaTCAATaaattggggtagtgccacaattttagaggataacccctgacactttcatTTCCGTGTACCTTTAAGATCGGAATTGGCAACGTGTAACCGATCGAACATTCCCCGTCTTTGGAgacgcaaaatttttaaataatgagAATTTTTTATATAGTTCTGCGTGGATAAACTTGGGGACATCATACATTCCGATATATTGCCTCAGTTTTTGATTATTGTGTCGTAAGTTACTCATTCCTACCGGCTACACGACTATTCCTGGTATCATGAAAtcatccaggggtatttttaattttttgttggaTAAAATTTATCCTTACTATTCTTATTTTGTAACTGTATGGGCTTTACGTTTCCTTAATaaatttgttcttcttcaagTATTTGATATTGAAACCCTTCGCAAGCATTGCTCTGGTAAGAATGTTTTCAACGATTGGCATGGTCATCTGTATCTCCAGCTGGGATAATTGATCTCCAATTTGGTGACGAACAATATTTCGTGCTTGCTTGTCACCTATTTTGTATTTTGTTGTCAAAATCTGTAAGGGCAGATAAATTTGTATGTTAAAAAGATGTACAGCACGTTCTAGAGGGACAACATACATGAATACCTTCCATGCACATAAAAAAATGTAGATATTCCTGTTCGAGAAACCTATCTCTAGAGGCTTCTCGTTTGTATGCAATATATCGTCACCTCACAGCCAAAgtaccacaagcgccatgcgacgtttcgaaattttagccgccattttatttttacacagaaattgttggttgaatctgtttgaaaatgtcactgaattgtatcggcagcacaaagaaaatccagTGAACTTTTGGACAGCTCCAACTTGTCCAACGGACAGCTTTCGGAACAATTtccctgtgaaaaaaaaatggcggcggaaattttgaaacgtcgcgtgatgcttttgatactttggccggaaggtgatagTGCGCCACCCCCGGGATTGCTTCCTAGGTCTTCTCGATACCCTGTATCGAGTCTCATAAATTTGTATGGAAAATCATGAAGTAAGGTAGCtgcaaatttcgtcaaaaaattatactaatgccttaaacatttaaattcactCAGGGTCGCAAATCTTTATTCTCTCGGATAGAAAGAGTGGATTGAATTGTGAGGATAATGCTCTGAAAAATGCGGACGAACATATTTAtagattttccagaaaatgtgtattttgtcAGAGGGAATGGATTAATATCAAAATGTCTGttcgaaatattttcataaaCACGCACCTTCAAAATTTCGAGCCTTAGGTTAAAAATAGCTTTTGAAGATAGCGAGGTGAGTGAcgtcccttgaattttgaggctagtccaaagatcttttaggaacttataTAAATGACCTAGGTGATGTGCTCGGTGAAGAAGAATTAAAGGCGCATTGAAGGAATTAAagaattaaatacattttccaaaatttaccgTCCTTCAAAACGAGCTTTCTGTGTGATTTTGCTGAGAATCGGACTggacctccccctccccaaagttagcgtaccccaaaatagtttgacgtgcataatgagaccatagatatggtattctctgcaaattttgaatgaaatcgaactgatagattctgagatatctctgtagacagatttggagGACGCCTGCGCCTGACGGAcggaaacacattttttcaagtatggctatttgactcctgggaccttaaaacgtctagaaatgatgaaatttcaacttttttccccccttggaggatgacaatacttcctctactcTAGGGtagcgaaaaagaaaaatatgcctaCACAGTATACAGTGTGCCATCCTATAAAACCCTATTTTAGAGTAACTGAATTCgcaggtaatttttaaaatttttgtcttaGGTTCTTCAAATTCAAGACAAAACAGGCTGTAATGATTCAGATCTATTATAGGGAATACTCGCTTATACACGAGTCCACCCTTATCGCAACGTATCACCTGTGTGTGTAAAAATTACCCGCGAACTCAGTTACTCTCAAATAGGGTTTTATGGGATGGCACAACAGTCTAATCTATGTATATATACCGTGAGGTGCACTCACCTCGACCGCAGAGTTAAATGGGACGTAAAACATGTCGGTTCTGAAGAGCATTCTTTCGAGGATCTCCGGCTTGATTCGACTGTAAGCTTCCAGAGCTTCCTTGATTGTGTCGGGATGGTAATCTTTCAGTTCTCTCGGAATTTCTAGTTTGGGCATCACGAAGCCTTCGGGTGGTTTAGCTGTGTCGCCTCGAACATCCTTGTGCGCTTGATTCCCGCGCACTGGATTCACACGATATCGTGGTGGGGTGGGCGGTGACGACGGACCTTTAGCCGGTTTGTTTGTCTTTCTGCGGAATAAACTTGGACGtccctagtagccaaaatattatttttaatacttaTCGAAGTAGCAATTTAATATGTATCcaaatagctataaaatagggtataaaatagctgaaaatagtTATAAAATATCCTATCTAAATACCCTATATAGTGTCCTTTTTTTCAACTATAAATACCGTATTTTATAGCTTTCTCTATAGCTATAAAATAGGTATCTGAATAGCTATTTAATAGGTAATGGAAACCTATTAaaaagatattttatttttgaaagagaaccaAAATTGAGACCTTGAAAATCATAAGGTGGTAAGTGCATTGAtacgttgccaagattgtgcaactgtaTACGATAAATGCAGCAAATCAAAACCATGTAGAGGCGAaacttttttagcaaaaattcccTGGGccatgctgatttttttttttgcattgaagTTTGCAATTCTATATGATTTtggtttgcaaaaaataaagttgctctatcatagcaacgttgcaatgcacTTATCATCTTATGGTTCTCAAGGCTGCAACTAAGAATAGTAAGAAAATTCACTAACATGTTTGAGAAAATACACAATAATTCTTGGGTTTCTTAAATTTGAAGGTTGAATGATGCAATTTAT contains:
- the LOC109033424 gene encoding uncharacterized protein; translation: MKLTIAAFCLVLLAVDVELGRPSLFRRKTNKPAKGPSSPPTPPRYRVNPVRGNQAHKDVRGDTAKPPEGFVMPKLEIPRELKDYHPDTIKEALEAYSRIKPEILERMLFRTDMFYVPFNSAVEILTTKYKIGDKQARNIVRHQIGDQLSQLEIQMTMPIVENILTRAMLAKGFNIKYLKKNKFIKET